One genomic segment of Streptomyces sp. TLI_146 includes these proteins:
- a CDS encoding RICIN domain-containing protein, giving the protein MWGKQAPGVCAAVAVAALGALVPGTASASSGHAPPSAPASVTAAGMDLAGLDVVRVPGQRDMVVYLKAKHSGKCMTVYRGSKAKGAKVNQYRCVGAKNQWWVLYGVAPPYWRIAGYDSGKCLSVAGASKKNGAALIQWDCNGAADQRFKWNGHSPLKAVHSGKCLDVQGGSQADNAPIIQWSCNGRSNQTWNRVD; this is encoded by the coding sequence ATGTGGGGGAAGCAAGCACCCGGCGTGTGCGCCGCGGTCGCTGTCGCCGCGCTGGGAGCGCTCGTTCCCGGTACGGCGAGTGCCTCCAGCGGCCACGCGCCGCCGAGTGCGCCCGCCTCGGTGACGGCGGCCGGGATGGACCTGGCCGGGCTCGACGTCGTACGCGTTCCCGGCCAGCGCGACATGGTCGTCTACCTCAAGGCGAAGCACAGCGGGAAGTGCATGACCGTCTACCGGGGCAGCAAGGCCAAAGGCGCCAAGGTCAACCAGTACAGGTGTGTGGGCGCCAAGAACCAGTGGTGGGTGCTGTACGGCGTCGCCCCGCCGTACTGGCGCATCGCCGGGTACGACAGCGGCAAGTGCCTCTCGGTGGCGGGAGCCAGCAAGAAGAACGGCGCCGCGCTCATTCAGTGGGACTGCAACGGCGCGGCGGACCAGCGGTTCAAGTGGAACGGCCACTCACCGCTGAAGGCCGTGCACAGCGGCAAGTGCCTGGACGTGCAGGGCGGCAGCCAGGCCGACAACGCGCCGATCATCCAGTGGTCCTGCAACGGGCGCAGCAATCAGACGTGGAACAGGGTGGACTAG
- a CDS encoding RICIN domain-containing protein yields the protein MNLSLSRTLTLAATTAAAVTMTLLMPATASTATAAGTASGGLTFEQVPGAASTMKYVKNKKSGKCLTVYRASKANNATVNQYRCQGAANQRWNMEWTGGLSYALRNANSNKCLTVHGASKANGAAIDQYTCVGEANQAFYINISKPHKTEMRPSHTRKCLDVQGGSTADNGRVIQWSCNGRSNQSWSY from the coding sequence ATGAACCTCAGCCTCAGCCGGACGCTCACGCTCGCGGCGACGACGGCCGCGGCCGTCACCATGACCCTCCTCATGCCGGCCACCGCCTCCACGGCGACGGCCGCCGGCACCGCCTCCGGCGGCCTGACGTTCGAGCAGGTGCCCGGAGCGGCCTCCACCATGAAGTACGTCAAGAACAAGAAGAGCGGCAAGTGCCTGACGGTGTACCGGGCGAGCAAGGCCAACAACGCCACGGTCAACCAGTACAGGTGCCAGGGCGCCGCCAACCAGCGCTGGAACATGGAGTGGACCGGCGGACTCAGCTATGCGCTGCGCAACGCCAACAGCAACAAGTGCCTCACCGTGCACGGGGCGAGCAAGGCCAACGGTGCGGCCATTGACCAGTACACCTGTGTCGGCGAGGCCAACCAGGCCTTCTACATCAACATTTCCAAGCCCCACAAGACGGAGATGCGCCCCTCCCACACGCGTAAGTGCCTGGATGTCCAGGGCGGCAGCACCGCGGACAACGGCCGCGTCATCCAGTGGTCGTGCAACGGTCGCAGTAACCAGTCCTGGAGCTACTGA